One part of the Anopheles coustani chromosome 2, idAnoCousDA_361_x.2, whole genome shotgun sequence genome encodes these proteins:
- the LOC131266874 gene encoding la-related protein 7: MASEKQIAASDDSKDKTNVNKGRHRKKHKYNAIRTQIEFYFSDANLSKDRYMGQLMQNDPCIPLEEFLKFNKIKALASNVEEIATSLKSSTFLTLSDDQSKVRRTTNPSIARDNEPCTLYVESLPPKANHDWVRNVFSAYGKVAYVSLPTFKHSKKIKEFGFVEFEEEASVQKALKAFQTFGGVLAFETTDPAKMASIKTFDQEKRELEQQSTGGLLSMTEGKSEDEIHVGSPGIKEEEQFVVKQENETDPQPGEESLEPPAKKIKTDTSEGEDTQDESHTDLEDPTEEEENETEKEAEKDESAPSTKQVSTAQEGKKKCRQRKGCSTIKKELQLDDKMYELKIMTKQEWRRLRNKYLNLQRNEAKKLKKLFAHSDKHPQRGHPKTNASNVVGGIAMKSIKSSPRVNFYGAMPIEDDQSEMEEAVHQPEMADESVALTKQPLFSFEPGLIVSVKFREPCVDVKDFRAELRQYPYVKYIDVKEGAFEAFVRVDKPASANALVKEYSSAEHSAQILSGELEQQYWNKMMRDRDDKLNKRVKPEKVRGRTKLIRKIASHIKFDDDDD, encoded by the exons ATGGCGTCCGAAAAACAAATAGCTGCAAGTGATGATAGTAAGGATAAAACGAACGTGAACAAAGGTCGGCACCGAAAGAAGCACAAGTATAATGCCATACGAACGCAAatagagttttatttttccgacgCAAATCTCAGCAAGGACCGCTACATGGGGCagttgatgcaaaatgatcCGT GTATACCGCTGGAAGAGTTTCTAAAGTTCAACAAAATCAAAGCTCTGGCGTCAAATGTGGAGGAAATTGCGACGTCGTTGAAAAGTTCCACCTTTCTTACCCTGTCGGACGATCAGTCCAAGGTCCGACGCACCACAAATCCTTCGATAGCACGGGACAACGAACCGTGTACCTTGTACGTGGAAAGCCTGCCTCCGAAAGCAAACCATGATTGggttcgaaatgttttttCCGCCTATGGTAAGGTGGCGTATGTATCGCTGCCAACGTTTAAACACTCGAAAAAGATCAAAGAGTTCGGCTTCGTTGAGTTCGAAGAGGAAGCGAGCGTCCAGAAAGCCCTGAAAGCGTTTCAAACATTTGGCGGGGTGTTGGCGTTTGAGACTACCGATCCGGCAAAAATGGCTAGCATTAAAACGTTCGATCAAGAGAAGCGAGAGTTGGAGCAACAATCAACCGGGGGTCTGCTATCCATGACGGAAGGCAAATCAGAAGATGAGATACATGTAGGCTCACCGGGAATTAAGGAAGAGGAACAATTTGTTGTTaaacaagaaaacgaaacagacCCTCAACCTGGCGAGGAATCCTTGGAACCTCCtgcaaagaaaattaaaactgaTACGAGTGAAGGTGAAGACACGCAAGATGAATCCCACACTGATCTGGAGGACCCAAccgaggaagaagaaaatgaaacggaGAAGGAAGCGGAAAAGGATGAATCAGCCCCGAGTACCAAACAGGTTTCCACGGCAcaagaagggaagaaaaaatgtcGCCAAAGGAAGGGCTGTAGTACGATAAAGAAAGAACTGCAGTTGGATGATAAGATGTACGAGTTAAAAATAATGACCAA ACAAGAATGGCGACGGCTGAGAAACAAGTATCTCAACCTACAGCGTAACGAAgcaaagaaattgaaaaagctATTCGCCCATTCCGACAAACATCCCCAACGGGGTCATCCTAAGACCAACGCTTCTAACGTGGTCGGTGGAATCGCTATGAAATCTATTAAATCTTCCCCAAGAGTCAACTTCTACGGTGCTATGCCGATCGAAGACGATCAATCTGAGATGGAAGAGGCAGTCCATCAGCCAGAAATGGCAGACGAAAGCGTCGCCCTTACGAAACAACCACTGTTTTCCTTCGAACCGGGGCTGATAGTGAGCGTTAAGTTTCGCGAACCATGCGTGGATGTGAAAGATTTTCGGGCCGAACTACGGCAGTACCCTTACGTAAAGTATATAGACGTTAAGGAGGGCGCATTTGAGGCATTTGTGCGTGTCGACAAACCGGCTTCGGCGAACGCGCTTGTGAAGGAGTACAGCTCGGCTGAACATAGTGCCCAAATACTGAGCGGGGAGCTGGAACAGCAGTACTGGAATAAGATGATGCGTGATCGGGACGATAAACTGAACAAGCGCGTTAAACCGGAGAAAGTGCGGGGCCGTACGAAG
- the LOC131263171 gene encoding alpha-tocopherol transfer protein-like, with translation MLSEVEELPSVQLGDYVLRFELEDLTPFGKEVAQNELRETPETRVAAIEELRTLLKGVEGLVVPLDNDDWMIRFLRPCKFYAKSACELIQRYYQFKIKHWDMYNELMPSKEANIFKQNILAVFPNRDQLGRRVLLLELGKNWKHKEVSLDEVFKGCVLFLEAAMLEPETQVHGAVVIFDMDGLTLQQAWQFTPPFAKRIVDWLQDAVPLRIKGIHIINQPKIFNMVFALFKPILREKLRSRIIFHGTDRESLYKHISKECLPAAYGGTVDAPRVQGEQWYELLLKCDNEYKEINNYGYTQQIEELRNKKNKKK, from the exons ATGCTGTCCGAAGTGGAGGAGCTGCCCTCGGTGCAGCTTGGCGATTACGTGCTGCGCTTCGAGCTGGAAGATTTGACACCGTTCGGCAAGGAGGTGGCCCAGAATGAGCTACGGGAGACACCCGAAACACGTGTTGCCGCCATCGAGGAGCTGCGGACGTTACTCAAAG GAGTTGAAGGTCTGGTAGTCCCGCTCGACAATGACGACTGGATGATTCGCTTCCTTCGTCCTTGCAAGTTCTACGCCAAGAGTGCATGTGAACTG ATTCAGCGATACTATCAATTCAAGATCAAGCACTGGGACATGTACAACGAACTAATGCCATCGAAGGAGGCCAACATCTTCAAGCAGAACATCCTGGCTGTGTTTCCCAACCGTGACCAGCTTGGACGCCGTGTGCTACTGCTGGAGCTGGGCAAAAACTGGAAGCACAAGGAAGTGTCGCTAGACGAGGTGTTTAAGGGGTGCGTGCTGTTCCTGGAAGCGGCTATGCTCGAGCCCGAGACGCAAGTGCACGGTGCGGTAGTTATCTTCGACATGGACGGACTAACGCTCCAGCAAGCCTGGCAGTTTACGCCTCCGTTCGCCAAACGTATCGTCGACTGGCTGCAGGACGCCGTCCCGCTACGGATCAAGGGAATCCACATCATTAACCAGCCAAAGATCTTCAACATGGTGTTCGCCCTGTTCAAGCCGATCCTGCGTGAGAAGCTGCGCAGTCGCATCATCTTCCACGGCACCGACCGGGAGTCGCTGTATAAGCACATCTCCAAGGAATGCCTACCGGCGGCGTACGGCGGAACTGTGGATGCACCGCGAGTGCAAGGCGAACAGTGGTACGAACTGCTGCTGAAGTGCGACAACGAGTACAAGGAGATCAACAACTATGGCTACACGCAGCAGATCGAGGAATTGCGCAAcaagaagaacaagaaaaaatga